From Leptidea sinapis chromosome 12, ilLepSina1.1, whole genome shotgun sequence, the proteins below share one genomic window:
- the LOC126967136 gene encoding uncharacterized protein LOC126967136 isoform X2, which yields MCRWVTALVACLLVSAAVARKSAPKPEQDPRIEEVTAKQLERLLDEKDFVAVYWYARSCVTCDKVLEELEKIDDDTDTFGVDFVKINDKRLAKQHGITKFPALTYFREKEPIIYEGDLMDEESVLDFLTSLEAMDLPDRIEEVNQKILGKIVEDTEYVAVLFYKPECKKCAKALQELENIDDEADQLGIGFVKIHDEELAEEYSLGDLPRLVYYRHQIPIIYESELSREEDVLEWLIANKSTGDEEDVIEDVTAKTLNTLIGNVDNLVVLFYDHGDEESMTVLGELEKIDDDCDRHGIQFVKIDDKKSAKEFGIDDVPSIVYFEKQIPNVYDGDLQNEEEMLEWLVGQLEKDEIEDVTDEMLDRLIKDGKTVAVLFYDNNDRKSQRVLNELENIDDECDQLGIAFVKIDNDDEAKEYGIDKIPTLLYFEKGIPTYYEGNLEEEEKVLGWLKHQTESDEIEDITDEMLDLIIEKMPYVAVLFYDKDQKKSQKILAELENIDDECDQNDIAFVKIDDDNEAKEYGIETIPTMVFFEKGIPHVYEGDLMKEDELFGWLLHQKRHSEIPEVTDEMMDKLIENTNYLAVIFYDKDDKQDIRILNELENIDDELEKEGIVIVRMDNDAEAKEYGIDHLPTLVYFENHIPAIYEGDLMNEDEVLEWLIEQKNSATIEEVTDEILTDLIEEHEYVVVYFSGTCEEGEECDNILEELENIDDELDETGIIFVTTEDMTLAKKYGIKTFPALVFFRNKEPLIYKGDIEDEDEVLAWLTDEDTLEIPGKIEEVNSKMLEKILEENDHVVVFFYKEGDKKAQKILSELENIDDECEEENIDFIKTSDDGVEKEYDLPGLPALAFYRHKFRTIYDGDLMHEEAILKWVLELHDSQPDVIESVDRKTLKDLIDDVEHLAVFFYNDNCDTCDEVLEELETIDDDTDKHGIQFVKSKDAKLASDIGIFSFPALVYYETGVPIMYDGNLLDESEVLDWMVKQKEDESIEEIDRDTLFKYIETKEFLAVVFYNEDDPGSPRTLRHVELIDDEASEYGIKIVKCSDRLMAKKYGFRKPPGITYFRKTKYINYDGDMDDEEEILDWLTNPENMELTDHIEKVNKKMFQKLRQTSDYVAVFFYSNDCKQCPRVLAEIEHIDDDADGAGINFVKIDDRQMAKEYGVFALPAVLFFKIGSKDPVIYAGDLYDEQQLLSWLLTQKNPAGDVIEALEGQELLDLIEESTSLAVYFYSMDCEQCAGILEELENIDDDCDRHNIKFVKTQDYSIAESYGVTDFPVLVYFEHNIPNVYEGSLAEEEEVLQWLITQKTEDRIELITRVMLENMVEETQYLAVYFYKLNCHICDTILDELENIDDECDVYGIHMVKIQDPQLAKRYSIKTFPAMVYFRNGNPLLFEGDLQNEESILEWLIDDDNRELADEIESVNDRMLERLLFESHLLAVFFYDEEDCTECSEILEALEQIDGEVDQFGIDFVKISSLEAAAKYNVINIPSLVYFRKQTPIFYDGDLHQVDKVLQWLTSQEVFEIKNEIEEVNRKMLDKLLDENEFLAVYFYENSADSRIVLDKLENIDSETDNLDITFVKMHDSRYARKWGVTKLPAIVYFRKRFPSIYRGNIMNEDEVLEWLRKNRFRQPELNIFMYALIALSIAFVLYTAFLLQCFKPLTSPPSQHPKQA from the exons ATAAACCAGAATGTAAGAAATGCGCGAAAGCGCTTCAAGAGCTAGAAAATATTGATGATGAGGCTGATCAGCTCGGTATAGGCTTTGTCAAAATTCATGATGAGGAACTCGCCGAAGAGTATAGTCTTGGTGATCTGCCAAGACTAGTCTACTACAGGCATCAAATACCGATTATCTATGAAA GTGAACTAAGCAGGGAAGAAGATGTGTTGGAATGGCTCATTGCGAATAAATCGACTGGGGACGAGGAAGATGTCATCGAAGACGTTACAGCAAAAACCCTTAATACCTTAATTGGAAATGTCGATAATCTTGTTGTGCTTTTtt ATGATCACGGAGATGAAGAATCCATGACCGTTTTAGGAGAGTTGGAGAAGATAGATGACGATTGCGATCGACATGGAATACAATTTGTAAAGATCGATGATAAGAAATCAGCAAAAGAATTTGGCATCGATGACGTTCCTTCAATAgtttacttcgaaaaacaaatcCCCAATGTTTACGACG GTGATCTACAGAATGAGGAGGAGATGTTAGAATGGCTTGTCGGTCaattggaaaaggacgagatTGAAGATGTAACAGACGAAATGTTGGATCGTCTTATTAAGGACGGTAAAACTGTTGCTGTTCTGTTTT ACGATAACAATGACCGGAAGTCGCAAAGAGTGTTAAATGAACTGGAGAACATCGACGATGAATGCGATCAACTGGGTATTGCATTTGTTAAAATTGATAACGATGATGAAGCCAAAGAGTATGGTATTGATAAAATTCCAACTCTATTATACTTTGAAAAGGGTATACCGACATATTATGAGGGTAATTTAGAAGAGGAAGAAAAAGTACTGGGTTGGTTAAAGCATCAGACAGAGAGCGATGAAATCGAAGATATCACGGATGAAATGTTGGATTTAATCATTGAGAAGATGCCTTATGTCGCTGTTTTATtct ACGATAAGGACCAAAagaaaagtcaaaaaatcttagCTGAGTTAGAAAATATTGATGATGAATGTGACCAAAACGATATAGCCTTCGTAAAAATTGACGACGATAATGAGGCTAAGGAATACGGTATTGAAACAATTCCAACAATGGTATTTTTTGAAAAGGGTATTCCTCATGTTTACGAAGGAGATTTAATGAAGGAAGATGAGCTGTTTGGGTGGCTACTACATCAAAAGCGTCACAGTGAGATACCAGAAGTGACTGACGAGATGATGGACAAGCTTATTGAAAATACCAACTATTTAGCTGTTATATTCT ATGATAAAGATGATAAACAAGATATCCGAATATTGAATGAGCTTGAAAATATTGACGATGAGTTAGAAAAGGAAGGCATTGTCATAGTCAGAATGGACAATGACGCCGAAGCAAAAGAATATGGAATAGACCACCTTCCCACACTTGTATACTTTGAAAATCATATTCCTGCTATATACGAAGGAGATCTTATGAATGAAGATGAAGTACTTGAATGGCTcattgaacaaaaaaatagtGCAACAATTGAAGAAGTCACCGATGAAATATTGACAGACCTTATTGAAGAACACGAATATGTTGTCGTTTACTTTA gTGGAACTTGTGAAGAAGGCGAAGAATGTGATAATATCCTTGAGGAATTAGAAAACATCGATGATGAACTAGATGAAACTGGAATTATATTCGTAACAACAGAAGATATGACGCTAGCAAAAAAATATGGCATCAAGACTTTCCCTGCACTTGTTTTCTTCCGAAACAAAGAACCCCTAATTTACAaag gTGACATTGAAGATGAAGATGAAGTTCTAGCATGGCTTACAGACGAAGATACCTTGGAAATACCTGGAAAAATTGAAGAAGTGAATTCTAAAATGCTGGAAAAAATTTTAGAAGAAAACGACCATGTAGTTGTTTTCTTCT ATAAAGAAGGTGATAAAAAAGCACAAAAAATTCTAAGCGAGTTAGAAAATATTGACGATGAATGTGAAGAAgaaaacattgattttattaaaacatctgATGATGGTGTTGAAAAAGAGTATGATCTGCCGGGGTTGCCAGCCCTAGCTTTCTATCGACACAAATTCCGCACTATCTATGATGGTGATCTTATGCACGAAGAAGCTATACTGAAATGGGTTTTGGAGCTACATGACTCACAACCAGACGTTATTGAAAGCGTAGAtagaaaaactttaaaagaCCTGATTGATGACGTCGAGCATTTGGCAGTTTTCTTTT ATAATGATAACTGCGATACCTGCGACGAAGTTTTAGAGGAActggaaactattgatgatgaCACAGATAAGCATGGAATACAATTTGTTAAATCAAAGGATGCTAAATTGGCTTCAGATATCGGTATATTTAGCTTTCCAGCTTTGGTTTACTACGAAACAGGAGTTCCAATTATGTATGATG GCAATCTTCTCGATGAGAGCGAAGTTTTGGACTGGATGGTGAAACAAAAAGAAGATGAAAGTATAGAGGAGATAGACAGAGACACCCTCTTTAAGTATATTGAGACGAAAGAATTTTTAGCTGTTGTTTTct ATAACGAAGATGACCCAGGAAGTCCAAGAACATTAAGACATGTTGAACTTATAGACGATGAGGCTTCTGAATATGGAATTAAAATCGTCAAATGTAGCGATCGCTTAATGGCAAAGAAATATGGTTTCCGAAAGCCACCTGGTATCACATACTTTCGtaagacaaaatatataaactacgaCGGTGACATGGATGATGAAGAGGAAATCCTGGACTGGTTGACCAATCCAGAGAACATGGAATTAACAGACCACATCGAGAaagttaacaaaaaaatgttccAGAAATTACGGCAAACATCAGACTATGTTGCGGTGTTCTTTT ACAGTAATGACTGCAAACAGTGTCCCCGAGTACTGGCGGAGATAGAGCACATTGATGACGACGCGGACGGCGCCGGTATCAACTTTGTCAAAATCGACGATCGTCAAATGGCTAAAGAATACGGCGTCTTCGCTCTTCCTGCGGTGCTGTTCTTCAAGATAGGCTCGAAGGATCCTGTTATTTACGCAG gagACCTGTATGATGAACAACAACTACTCAGCTGGCTACTCACTCAAAAGAATCCAGCAGGTGATGTGATAGAAGCTCTCGAGGGTCAAGAACTCTTAGATCTGATAGAAGAGTCAACTTCTCTAGCCGTctattttt ACTCCATGGATTGCGAACAGTGTGCAGGAATATTAGAAGAACTTGAAAACATTGATGATGACTGTGAcagacataatataaaatttgtcaaAACTCAAGATTACTCTATAGCCGAATCATACGGAGTCACGGACTTTCCAGTGCTTGTATACTTTGAGCATAACATTCCAAATGTGTACGAAGGTTCGTTAGCTGAAGAAGAGGAAGTATTGCAATGGTTGATAACACAGAAAACAGAAGATCGCATTGAGTTAATCACTAGAGTTATGCTCGAGAACATGGTAGAGGAAACACAATATTTAGCTGTGTACTTTT ATAAATTAAACTGCCACATTTGTGATACTATATTAGATGAACTAGAAAATATAGATGACGAATGTGACGTGTACGGTATACATATGGTCAAAATACAAGATCCACAGCTAGCAAAGcgatattcaataaaaacatttcCCGCTATGGTGTATTTCAG AAATGGTAACCCGTTATTGTTTGAAGGTGATTTGCAAAATGAAGAATCAATCCTTGAGTGGCTCATCGATGATGACAACCGCGAACTAGCTGATGAAATAGAATCTGTCAATGATAGAATGCTTGAGAGATTACTGTTTGAATCTCATTTACTGGCTgtttttttct atgaCGAAGAGGATTGCACAGAATGCAGTGAAATCCTCGAGGCGCTTGAACAGATTGACGGCGAAGTTGATCAATTTGGAATTGACTTCGTTAAAATATCAAGCTTAGAAGCAGCGGCAAAATACAATGTCATCAATATTCCGTCACTGGTGTACTTCAGGAAACAGACACCAATATTCTATGATGGCGACTTGCATCAAGTCGATAAAGTCCTGCAATGGCTCACTTCTCAGGaagtttttgaaataaaaaatgaaattgaagAGGTTAACAGGAAAATGCTGGACAAATTACTTGATGAGAATGAGTTTCTTGCAGTCTATTTCT ATGAAAACTCAGCTGATAGCCGCATAGTGTTGGATAAATTAGAGAACATAGATAGCGAGACGGACAATTTGGACATCACGTTTGTAAAAATGCACGACTCTCGTTACGCTCGCAAGTGGGGCGTTACTAAACTACCCGCAATTGTGTACTTTAGGAAGCGATTTCCGAGTATATATAGAG GGAATATAATGAACGAAGATGAAGTATTAGAATGGCTACGCAAGAACAGGTTCCGACAGCCAGagcttaatatatttatgtacgcATTGATAGCACTGTCAATAGCGTTTGTCTTATATACAGCCTTTTTACTGCAGTGCTTCAAACCGTTAACATCGCCGCCCTCTCAACACCCGAAACAGGCGTGA